Part of the Paenibacillus kyungheensis genome, GTTTTGACATCACGTACACCACGCGAACGTTCGGCTACTTTGAGGCACATATTTTCTACCGTTTCCAGTGAAATCTGAATATCCCCAAATTCTGTACGTTGATGCACCGAATGATGATGTCCACGCTCTGAACGCACAGATAGATAGAAAAAGCGGATACTTAGCAAAAATAAGATTACAGCTACAATCACAATCGTAATATACAGATTTTGTTCGTTACGATCATTCAATTCTACAGGCACTTTGCCACTTAGTAAAAGGATTGCAAGCACAGACAAGATTCCAATGCTCAGACTGTAAATAAATAAAAGCAGTCTGTCTATAATTTTAGCCAAGAGTGTGCAGCCCCTTTACATTATAGTAAACATAGTAAACCCCTGACTGTTACGTCGGGGGTTTATGATTGCTTTTCGTACTTATTTGACCCGCTGTGAAAATTCCACTTCTTCGCTTCTGCTCTTCTCTGTCGTCTCTAAATGCACATCATGAATCTGTACATTTACTTCAACTACAGTTAGACCAGTCATCGTTTCAATAGAACGTTTGACATTACGCTGAATCTCAGCTGCTACTTCAGGTAGACGATGTCCATAATGAACAATCACAGAGACATCTACAGCTGCTTCACGTTGTCCTACTTCTACTTTTACACCACGGGAAAGATTTTTGCGACCGAGCAATTCAGCAATACCACCGGCAAAGCCGCCACTCATGCCTGCTACACCTTTTACTTCAATTGTCGCTAGACCTGCGATCACTTCAATGACCTCGGGAGCAATCTGAATCTCACCTATATCTGTCCGCTCAAATTCAGTCGGTAACGTACTCATATTTATCTATACACCTCCTGCTAAGTAAACTAAATATAACATGTGAATGATTCATTGACAAACAAGCTTAGACTTCGTTTTCCTCAAGGAACTTGATGTCAAAATCGCCACGTACAAATGTTTCATGATTCAATAGACGCATGTGGAAAGGAATCGTAGTATAAATACCTTCAATCGCAAATTCATCTAAAGCACGTTTCATTTTGGCAATAGCTTGCTCACGAGTTGGAGCCCAGACAATCAACTTCGCGATCATAGAATCATAGTAAGGACTGATCGTATATCCTGGATATGCGCCACTATCTACACGTACACCCGGACCACCTGGTGGTAAGTAGAAATCAATCTTACCTGGACTTGGCATAAAGTTACGTTCAGGATCTTCGGCATTGATACGACATTCCATAGACCATCCGTTGATCACTACTTCATCTTGACGGAAAGAAAGTGGATTGCCTTCTGCTACAGAAATCATTTCCTGAATCAAATCTATTCCCGTTACCATTTCAGTAACTGGATGTTCGACTTGAATACGAGTATTCATTTCCATAAAGTAAAATTGTCCATCTTCTCCAAGCAAGAATTCCAGTGTACCTGCACCTGAATAATTAACAGCAACAGCAGCACGTACAGCCGCTGCTCCCATTTCTTCGCGTAATTCAGGAGATAATACAGGACAAGGTGCTTCTTCAACCAATTTTTGACGACGACGTTGTACCGAGCAATCACGTTCACCTAAATGAACCGCATTACCATGTTTGTCTGCAATAATCTGCACTTCCACATGCTTCATCGACGTTAAATATTTTTCTAAATAAACGCCACCATTACCAAACGCTTTTTGCGCTTCTTGTTGAGCAGCTGTGATTTGCTTGATTAGTGATTCTTCGTCTTCTGCAAGGCGAATCCCTTTACCTCCACCACCTGCGGTAGCTTTGATAATGACAGGGTAACCAATCTCACGCGCGATCACGATCGCTTCGTCCATATCTTCTACGATTCCGTCAGAACCCGGAATAACCGGTACGCCTGCGGCAATCATCGTACGCTTCGCTTCAGACTTATCACCCATACGTGTAATCGCATCTGGTGATGGTCCGATAAACGTAATATTGCAAGATTCACAGATCTCTGCGAAATCTGCATTTTCAGCTAAGAAACCATAACCCGGGTGAACAGCATCGCATTCAGTCAATGTCGCAACACTCATTAAGTTGGTTAAGTTTAGATAGCTATCTTTGGATAAAGTCGGCCCGATGCAGTATGCTTCATCAGCCAACCGTACGTGCAATGATTCGCGATCTGCTTCAGAATAGACAGCTACAGTAGCTATGCCTAGTTCGCGACAAGCACGGATAATACGAACCGCAATTTCTCCACGATTCGCTATCAGTATTTTATGAAATTTCATTTTACGTTTCCTCCTCCGGGATTTGGCAAAAGCAATGTCTTGCTTATTCCGGTTTTACTAAGAATAATGGCTGTCCGTATTCAACAAGCTGTCCGTTTTCTGCCAAAATCTCTACAATTGTTCCTTTAGTCTCTGCTTCAAGCTCATTCATCAGCTTCATCGCTTCGATAATACATACAGTCGATTTATCGTTGACTTGATCACCCGTGCTTACAAAAGGAGCCGCTTCTGGTGAAGAAGAACGATAGAACGTTCCAACCATAGGCGATACAATGGTATGTAAAGAAGGGTCTACTTCCGGAGTAGTCGGTGCTGCCGCTGGGGTAGCAGATGTTGGTGCTGTTACAGGCGCTTGCACCGCTTGAGGTGTAGCTACTGGTGCACTTGCCGCTTGCTGTACATATACAGTCTCAGCTTTGCTTGGCTTACGAATCACTAAACGTGATCCTTCATTTTCGATTTCTACTTCTTGTACAGATGTCTCGTCTACCAATTGAATCAATTCTTTAATTTCATTTAAGTTAAACATCTATTTTTCACTCCTTTAGCTTCATTGCCCGTTGTACACGGAAAGTTACACATAACGCTATGTATTATAGCACATTCATTAAAAAGGCGTGAACATCTTTGTTCACGCCTTTTTAATAAAGAATCCATCTACCAATTATCTGGCAAACAACTCCTTATTGATTTTCAATTTTGCGATTGGAAGATTAACCAATGCTCTACTCTTCATCTTGCGGAATTATTCGACCGATGCGGACAAGCAGACCACTAGGATCACTCACTGCAAATTCGTATACTCCCCAGGGTTTTACGCAAGGTGTTCCTTTTTCGATAATCAAATCACTTACCTGTGCAGCTATCTCATCTACATTTTCCACATACAAATATAAACCGAAAGGATTGTCTTCGACTGTTTTGGGCCAATCTGGTACATAATTCAAATGCAGATGCCAACCACGTCTATCAGACAGAATACGGTAATGACCATAATCATGGAGTACATCAAACCCTAATCGCCTATAGAAAGCTTCACTCTTATCAAGGTCTTGGCTCGCTATAATTGGAACGGAATAATGATTCATACAGCTTCCTCCCTTATAAACAGCATTGCATCTAGGTTAGCCTTGCATCGTAATAATCTCTTTCAAATTTTATAAATGTTATGCTTTATTATGCAGTTGTATCGCAATACAATTCATTTAACGACGATCTTGAGGGCCGCCCACAAATGCTTGTTCTTCGGTATCCAGACCATATGCTGTATGAAGTGCAGCCACTACATCTTGCAAGCGACTTGCTTCGATTACGCAGGATACTTTGATCTCAGATGTACTCACCATCTTAATACTAACTCCCTGTGCAGAGATGGCAGCGAACATTTGCGCAGCTACACCCGGGTGACTGACCATACCTGCACCAACAATTGATACTTTCACTAGATCAATTTCAGAAGTGACTTCACTGAAAGGAAGTTCGCTACGCAAGCTTTCCATAACTGCAAGTGCACGTTCACGATCTGCTAGACTTACTGTATAAGAAAAGTCTGCTTTACCATCTAACACACCGCTCTGTACGATAAGGTCAACGTCTATTTTGGCAGTTGCGAGTTCTCCAAACATTTTCGCAAGTACTCCCGGTAGATCAGCAACGCCACGGATTGTAAGACGTGCTACATTTTTGTCATAAGCAATGCCGTTAACGACTGCTCCCTGTTCCATAGTTGTCTCCTCCTTCACAACGGTTCCTTCATTATAGTTAAAGCTAGAGCGCACAACGAGGCGTACATTGTTATGCTTGGCGTATTCTACAGCACGCGGATGAAGTACCGCTGCCCCTAAATTCGCCAGTTCTAGCATTTCGTCATAAGATATCTCTTGCAGTTTGCGAGCACATTTCACAATACGTGGATCAGTGGAATAAATACCATCAACATCGGTGTAAATTTCACAAGTATCGGCATTAATAGCTGCTGCAAGTGCAACTGCTGTTGTATCTGATCCTCCGCGTCCAAATGTTGTAATCTCGCCTTCTGCTGTGATTCCCTGAAATCCCGCTACGATCACGATTTTACCTGCTCCGATCGCTTTAAGTACACGTTCAGGCTGAATATTACGTATGCGTGCCTTGCCATGTTCCGCTTCTGTCTCAAAACCTGCTTGCCAACCGGTGAAAGATACGGCTTCTCTACCTAGATGCTGAATCGCCATCGATAACATCGCCATCGAGATCTGTTCACCTGTCGTCATCAACATATCCATTTCACGAGCAGGTGGATTCGGATTGAGCAGACGTGCCTGATCAATCAAATCATCTGTAGTATCTCCCATTGCCGAAACAACGACTACACAGTCGTGTCCTTCATCTTGCTTCTCAATAATGCGCTTTGCTACACGTTGCATGCGCTCGGTATCCCCGACGGAACTACCGCCGAATTTCATGACATACAAAGCCAAGACCTCTTCACTCCCTACTTGATACGGGTATATTATCTCTACAATATTTTACCCGGATTGAACAGCGTATTTAGGCGTTTCATACATAATAATGCATGAACATGCTTAGTCTTTAACAGTATAATACGAGAACGCGTTAAGTACTACCCGTAAATTAAAAAAGCTACACTAGAATGTTTACTCTATGTTAAATCCTTTTCTATTTAATTTCCATTGATTTCTAACTGATTGTAATAGATCAGTATGTTTTGTAATCTTGATTAGACACATATCTTTATCAGCAGCAGGTTCATAACCAAATTTGATAGACGGTATATGATAAAGTTGTATTAATTTTTGAAAATAATTAAGCATATGTAAGCATTTCATCGTGTCTAATACACCTTCGTAACTCAACTCAGTCTCTACAAAATTAAATTCTACAGTGATGTATTCTGCATCTGAAGAAATGATAAGCAATACCTCTTTTAACTCTGTTCCTAGTTCAAGAACTTCAAACAATATTGTTCCGGTACCTGGATTTAATAAAAATGCCGAGAAAGAATATATATCATCAAACTCTATATCTTTAGTAGTCGTCTGATCATAGAAGTGGGAAGATTTTATACTTGCTGAGATAATGTCTAGTTCATCTGTTAATAGCTTATCTATATAAGAAATATGTATATCAAACACAACTTCAAGATTATCCATCTTCTATACTCCTTATTGTATTTTATTCTAAAAAAAGAATGAGCAGGCATTAAAGCCACTCATTCTTTTGATGGTACATATAGTAAGTACTACGCGCGAGAAACGTATTTACCTTCACGAGTATCGATGATTAGAACGTCACCTTCGTTGATAAACATAGGAACTTGAACCGTATGTCCAGTTTCTAATTTCGCATTTTTAGTTGCGCCTGTTGCAGTGTTACCTTTGATTCCTGGCTCTGTTTCTGTAACAGCTAACTCTACGCTTGTTGGCAAGTTAATTCCAAGAATTTCACCTTGATAGCTAACGATGTTAACTGTCATGTTTTCTTTCAAGAATTTCAATTCCCATTCCAATTGCTTGGAGTTCAATTCGAATTGATCGTAAGTTTCGTTATCCATAAATGCATGCTCGTCACCACTTGCATACAAGTATTGAACTCCACGGTTTTCGATTTGAGCACGAGCAATCGTTTCACCTGCACGGAAAGTACGTTCTACTACGTTACCGTTACGCAAGTTTCTCAATTTAGAACGCACGAATGCTGCGCCTTTACCTGGTTTTACGTGTTGGAATTCCAAAACGGAATAAATATTACCTTCTACTTCTACGGTCAAACCTGTTTTAAAATCATTTACTGAAATCAAAATAACGCCTCCTCAGATGTGGTAAAGCTGGTCTCTTGCATAATTCTATGAAGCCTATATATTGTACTATACCCCATAACAATCGGATACTATATCATCATATACAGGTATTTTATTCGGCAAAAGATAGTCATCATCCTGCATGACAGAACAATCTTTTCGTTATACCGGTAAAATCGTAAGTTCTTTGGTGGAATGAGTTAATACTCGAATACCATCTTCTGTGATTAATACATCATCTTCAATACGCACGCCGCCAAACCCTGGAATATAAATGCCCGGTTCTACGGTTACCACCATACCTGGAGATAATACCGTATCGCTCATTTTAGACAAGCGAGGCTCTTCATGCACTTCCATACCGATACCATGACCTGTGCTATGTCCAAATGCTTCACCGTAACCATGAGAAGCAATAACATCACGTGCCAGTGCATCTGCATCTCTACCGCTCATACCTGGTTTTAAGTGTTTAAGCGTATTCAGTTGTGCTTCTAGAACGATATTGTAAATTTCAAGATGCTTTTCAGTGGGTGTACCTACAAATACAGTACGGGTTAGATCAGATACATAGCCTTGATAAATTGCACCAAAGTCTAAAGTAACAAATTCATTTTCACCGATTACTTTTTCGCTTGCTACGCCATGAGGCAAAGCAGAACGTTCACCTGAAGCGACAATCGTCTCAAATGAAGTCCCTGTTGCTCCTTGACGGCGCATAAAGGATTCCATTTCAAGTTCGATTTCTTGCTCTGTTACACCTGGTTTGATGTAGTTCAGGATATGGCTAAATGTGCGATCTGCGATATCAGTCGCTTTTTCGATAATAGCAATTTCTTCAGCGTCTTTGAAATTACGAATCTCTTCCATGATGCCGGATACAGGAACCAGCTCCACTGGTGCTAAATGTTTGCTGTACATTGCATATCTGCTATAAGGCACCAAATCTTGTTCAAATCCAAGCTTACTGATATTGCCTTTGGACAACAATTCTTTCATCGTATCGACTACATTTGCCGAATGTTCGACAACTGAAAAAGCTGTGGCTTGTTCTGGCGCTTGAGTCATATAACGGAAATCAGTCAATAAGTAAGCTTCCTGTGCAGTCACTAACACATAACCCGCAGAACCTGTAAACCCTGTCAAATATCTGCGATTCACACTACTTGTAATTAACAATGCCTCTAATTGTTGCTCTTGCATTGCTTGACGTAACTTATTTAAACGTTGTGTACTCAATTACATCTCTCCCCTTCAGCATTTTAGAATAAAATACGACTTCTGCTAGTGAAATCAAAAATAATCTTTGCAAAGCAAAATATCTTACCTTCGCTTGGTTCTTTGTATCGTCGTATTGTGATCATTTTGGACAAATGTAAACTGAGAAATAGCCAAAAATTATTTTACCATACGAATTGCAATTTTGAGAATAGGCAGTACAATATCTTATCTGTTCTCTTTAGGCTTTCTCATAGTGTATTCTGGTAAAAATCAGCTAAATCCGCTACAATTAAAGGATAAGCTTATTTCTATCTATGATCAATGAACAGATAAGCTTGATCAGGCATTTCGTGAGTCACGATAATGTCGAACTACGGAAGGGTGACTATACTTGTCAAAACAATCTGCTCCTCCGAGCTATGGCGGCCAAGCAGTAATAGAAGGCGTTATGTTCGGTGGAAAAAATGTGAATGTGACCGCTGTAAGACGTAAAGATGGTAAGATCACCTTTTTAGAAGTACCTAGACAGGATAAGTCATGGGTCAAAACATTACGCCGCATTCCATTGTTGCGAGGAATTATAAGTTTGATTGATTCAAGTGCCAAAGGCTCCAAACATCTGAACTATGCTGCTGATGCTTATTCCGAAGATCAGATGAGCCCTGAAGAATACGCAGAGCAGAAGCAAAAAGAAGAATCGAAAATGAGTCTTAGTATGATGCTTGGTGTGGCAGTAGTCGGTATTCTTTCTTTAATCGTAGGTAAGCTTGTTTTTACACTGGTTCCTGTATTTGTCGAAAGTTTATTATTTGGAAAAGCTTTTGACAATCATGCACTGCATACGTTGCTTGAAGGAGTTATCAAAATTGTTCTGCTGTTGATCTACCTCTGGGCGATCTCACAGACACCTATGATTAAGCGACTGTTTCAGTATCATGGTGCTGAACACAAAGTTATTACAGCTTATGAACATGGTGAAGAATTAACACCGGAAAATGTGCAAAAGTATAGTCGTCTGCATTATCGCTGCGGAAGCAGTTTTATTATATTAACCGTTATTATCGGAGTGATTATCTACGCACTATTCAGTTGGGATAGTCTAACCGAGCGTATTATCCAACGTATCGTTTTGTTGCCTGTCGTGATTGGTGTATCGTTTGAATTTTTGAAATTTACAAATAGCTTGCGTGAAGTACCTGTATTGCGCTATTTGGGATATCCCGGATTGTGGTTACAGTTGTTAACAACAAAAGAACCGACACTGGATCAAATTGAAGTCTCTATTGCTTCATTCAACCGCATGCGTGAATTAGATGCTGCTCTTGAACAACAGCATGTTCATTCTGCTGTTACCACTTCTTCGCCTGACCCTGTGAAAGGATGATAAAAATGAGAAAATCACCTGTTCAACTGATTGTTTTTGGAGTAGCTATGTTACTGGGTGCGGTCGGGCTGTTTCTTGAAATATTCCAAATGGTGGCTTCTCCTGCAACATATAATTGGGCGAATCTTATTGTACCGATCATCTTAATTGTTGTATTGTTTTTGGTTCTGCGTTCTACTTCTGGTATGTCTGGTCGAAGTTACAATGGCCCCAAAGTCAAACCTTCTGCACGCACCATGGCTAAAATGAATGGATCACAGAAAAATAGCTACAAAACAACTTCTGCTAGACCATCCAGCAGTCATTCATCCAAACCGAAAAAGAGCTATCCTTTTCAAGTGATTCAAGGCAATAAAGGAAAAGATGATGATGAAGCTCCTAAATTTCACTAGATTAATGAATAGATTCCAGATCCGTTCAGTATAACAATTATTATCATAAAGCTATTTATATCTATAAAAAAAGCATGACTTTTCCTTCTTACCGAGGAACAGATCATGCTTTTTTTACTATCTAGGTATTATGTTCTCAGATTTTAATGTTCTATATTTATCCATGTTGCTTTTTTAATCAAAAAAAGGGATTCTATCGCCTCAGTATCTGGCTGATAAAATCCCTTTTTTGTGATCTTATACTATCTTATAATCCCCAGTATGAACGTAATTTTGCTAATACGCCTTGCGGATTCTTTTTCAAATCTTTAGCACTGAAGAAGATACTACCTTTGATATTGCTGTATTTCTCATTGTATTTGAGCTGGTTAATGATTTCATTAGAACTGCTCCAGCCGATTTCTGGTGTACTGATTTTGTAAAGCGCCTGACCGATATACAGATCGACACCTGTATTTTTGGTTTCATTTGCCCACCAGTCTACCACTTTATCATAACGAGCTACAGGAAGTGTCATGCTCCAGTATACTTGCGGAGCAATATAGTCGATCCAACCATTTTTGATCCATGTGCGGGTATCTGCATACGTTGTATCGTAAGCTGTTACGCCTGCTTTGGTATCTGAACCTGTAATATCTGAAGATTTGTTACGCCATACACCAAATGGGCTGATTCCGAACTTCACAGCAGGTTTGGAATTGTGAATCGATGTATTTAGTTGTTGAACAAAACTGTTGATATTCCCACGACGCCAATCCGCTTTTGTTTTGAACTTACCACTGTTGTAACTAGCATAAGTGCTATCATCGCCAAACTTGTTCGAAGCGGTCTCTGAATATGGATAGAAATAGTCATCCAAATGTACACCATCAATATCATAGTTATTCACAACTTCCATCACTGTATCAATAACCGATTGACGAGCAGCTGGAATTCCCGGGTTCAAATAATATTTATTATCGAACTTTATCACCCAGTCAGGATGTTTGAGTACTACATTGTTGCTTGCCAATTTGCTTGTATTCGCATCGGTTGTTGCACGGAACGGGTTAAACCATGCATGGAATTCCATACCGCGTTTATGAGCTTCAGCAACCATATACTCTAATGGATCATATCCAGGATCTTTGCCCTGTGTTCCGGTTAGATATTTTGACCATGGCATCAGTGAAGATTTGTACAATGCATCTCCAGCAGGACGAACCTGTACGAATACTGCATTAATCCCCATACCTTGTAGATCATCTAACAATTTTGAAAATTCTTGCTTTTGCTTGGTTGCACCGGATGTAGCCGGCCAGTCTAGATTGTAGACAGTAGAGATCCATGCACCACGAAGCCCATCTTTGGCTACGGTGCTCGTTGGAGCTTTTCCACTATTACTATTATCTGTTGTTCCTGTATTGGTAGTAGGTGGTGTAGAAGGCTTGCTACTGTTATTTTTACTACCTGTACCTTGATAGCTACTTGTTGCTAGATTTACCGTTTGGTTGGCTTGATCCCAATTAACATCAAGACCGAGACCTTCCCCGATAAAACGTAGCGGAACCATCACACGACCGTTTTTCATTTCAACCGAAGCATCTAAGCTAACCGATTTGTTATTGATCGTAGCGGTATTCTGACCGGAAGTCAGTACCAGCACTTGCTTATCGCTGGTAATCGTAACAGTACTTGTCGATTGATTCCAGGCGATTTTGGCTTTTAAATTTTCGCTCACTAAGCGCAAAGGAACCATCGTTACATTGCTCTTGCTGGTTATGTAAGGAGCAGCATCCCCTTGTATCTGTTCTCCATCTAGCATGATCTTAATATCCGAATCTGCGGCGTGAAGTGTACTACTGATCGAAGGGACAATCATCAACATGACTAAAAATACAGCGATAAAACGAACCATTTTCATAAATTCAAACCTCCAGTAAATCGTTGCTTGGTGCTTATAACATTAGACGACTGACAGTTACCAAAGTTGCGAACAAAATAAAAGACATCTGCCAAGTGATCGACAGATGCCTGCCTTACGAGTCGCTAATCAGCTCTTTTTGTAGATTCTGTAGCGCTTCCACACGTGACGGATCACGACGGAAATATTCTAGCAATGTTTCAATTTGAGTGATCGAATTCCAACTCAGGTGATGCTCTATACCTTCTACATCTTTGTATATATAATCCGGGTTAACACCGATAACATTCAGGAAATCTTCGAGTAATTGATGGCGCTCTACAAGGCGTTTGCCCATCTTTTTCCCTTTGCTTGTCAGCACTAATCCCCGGTACTTCTCATAAATCAAATATTCATCTTTATCTAATTTTTGGATCATCTTTGTAACGGACGAAGGATGTACTTCTAACCCTTCTGCAATATCCGAGACACGCGCATATCCCTTTTGATCGATTAATTTATAAATGCGCTCTAAATAATCCTCCATACTGGGCGTTGGCATCTTGCTCCCCCTTTTTCACTACGTACTGTATTCATTTGGCAAATATTGATTCAATAATCATACATTTAATTCGCATGAGTTGGCAAGTTTTGCACGCGATTCAAACGATAGAAAGAACCTTCCATGTGTACACCATATATGCTGTTCCACGGAAGGTCTTTACTTATCTTTTGAAAATACTTTTACTTCACAATAGCACCGTTCGGCATACCGTCTGGAACTGTAGCTAGTGTCAATTGATCGCCATGAGAAGCCGCTAAAATCATACCTTTAGATTCTTCTCCGCGTAATTTCACAGGCTTAAGATTAGTGACGCAGATGACTTTGCGTCCTACTAATTCTTCCGGTGTGTAGAACTTCGCAATACCAGATACAACCTGACGTTGCTCTGTACCTAGATCCAATTGTAATTTAAGCAGTTTGTCTGCCTTTTTAACTGGTTCAGCAGAGATCACTTGAGCTACGCGCAGTTCGACTTTGGCAAATTCGTCAATACTGATCTCAGGCGCTTGTGACTCTTCTACTTCTACAGGTGCAGAAGCTGGTGTAGTTGTTGGTGCAGTTTCAGTTGCTGCTGTTAATACGCCACCCATCGCTTCTACGATATAAGCTACTTCTTCTTTGCTATCTAGACGAGGGAAAATAGGGTCACCTTTAACAACAGTCGTACCTGCTGGAATCTGACCATACGTACGAATACTTTCCCAAGCGGTAAGTTCGCCTTCTGTAATCCCAAGTTGTGCCCAGATTTTTTTCGGTGCACGTGTTAAGAATGGTTGCAATAACACAGAAACGATACGCAAAGTCTCTACAAGATGATACATCACCGAATCCAATTGCGGTTGATTAGCTTCGTCTTTAGCAAGTACCCACGGTTGCGTCTCATCAATATATTTGTTAG contains:
- the amaP gene encoding alkaline shock response membrane anchor protein AmaP — encoded protein: MAKIIDRLLLFIYSLSIGILSVLAILLLSGKVPVELNDRNEQNLYITIVIVAVILFLLSIRFFYLSVRSERGHHHSVHQRTEFGDIQISLETVENMCLKVAERSRGVRDVKTRVRVIESGLEIMIRAIVDGESSIPELTENMQKSVHDQVEEITGIPVSSVSVFIANIVQSPAFKSRVE
- a CDS encoding Asp23/Gls24 family envelope stress response protein, encoding MSTLPTEFERTDIGEIQIAPEVIEVIAGLATIEVKGVAGMSGGFAGGIAELLGRKNLSRGVKVEVGQREAAVDVSVIVHYGHRLPEVAAEIQRNVKRSIETMTGLTVVEVNVQIHDVHLETTEKSRSEEVEFSQRVK
- the accC gene encoding acetyl-CoA carboxylase biotin carboxylase subunit, encoding MKFHKILIANRGEIAVRIIRACRELGIATVAVYSEADRESLHVRLADEAYCIGPTLSKDSYLNLTNLMSVATLTECDAVHPGYGFLAENADFAEICESCNITFIGPSPDAITRMGDKSEAKRTMIAAGVPVIPGSDGIVEDMDEAIVIAREIGYPVIIKATAGGGGKGIRLAEDEESLIKQITAAQQEAQKAFGNGGVYLEKYLTSMKHVEVQIIADKHGNAVHLGERDCSVQRRRQKLVEEAPCPVLSPELREEMGAAAVRAAVAVNYSGAGTLEFLLGEDGQFYFMEMNTRIQVEHPVTEMVTGIDLIQEMISVAEGNPLSFRQDEVVINGWSMECRINAEDPERNFMPSPGKIDFYLPPGGPGVRVDSGAYPGYTISPYYDSMIAKLIVWAPTREQAIAKMKRALDEFAIEGIYTTIPFHMRLLNHETFVRGDFDIKFLEENEV
- the accB gene encoding acetyl-CoA carboxylase biotin carboxyl carrier protein; translation: MFNLNEIKELIQLVDETSVQEVEIENEGSRLVIRKPSKAETVYVQQAASAPVATPQAVQAPVTAPTSATPAAAPTTPEVDPSLHTIVSPMVGTFYRSSSPEAAPFVSTGDQVNDKSTVCIIEAMKLMNELEAETKGTIVEILAENGQLVEYGQPLFLVKPE
- a CDS encoding VOC family protein, whose amino-acid sequence is MNHYSVPIIASQDLDKSEAFYRRLGFDVLHDYGHYRILSDRRGWHLHLNYVPDWPKTVEDNPFGLYLYVENVDEIAAQVSDLIIEKGTPCVKPWGVYEFAVSDPSGLLVRIGRIIPQDEE
- a CDS encoding aspartate kinase, with the translated sequence MALYVMKFGGSSVGDTERMQRVAKRIIEKQDEGHDCVVVVSAMGDTTDDLIDQARLLNPNPPAREMDMLMTTGEQISMAMLSMAIQHLGREAVSFTGWQAGFETEAEHGKARIRNIQPERVLKAIGAGKIVIVAGFQGITAEGEITTFGRGGSDTTAVALAAAINADTCEIYTDVDGIYSTDPRIVKCARKLQEISYDEMLELANLGAAVLHPRAVEYAKHNNVRLVVRSSFNYNEGTVVKEETTMEQGAVVNGIAYDKNVARLTIRGVADLPGVLAKMFGELATAKIDVDLIVQSGVLDGKADFSYTVSLADRERALAVMESLRSELPFSEVTSEIDLVKVSIVGAGMVSHPGVAAQMFAAISAQGVSIKMVSTSEIKVSCVIEASRLQDVVAALHTAYGLDTEEQAFVGGPQDRR
- the efp gene encoding elongation factor P, which gives rise to MISVNDFKTGLTVEVEGNIYSVLEFQHVKPGKGAAFVRSKLRNLRNGNVVERTFRAGETIARAQIENRGVQYLYASGDEHAFMDNETYDQFELNSKQLEWELKFLKENMTVNIVSYQGEILGINLPTSVELAVTETEPGIKGNTATGATKNAKLETGHTVQVPMFINEGDVLIIDTREGKYVSRA
- a CDS encoding M24 family metallopeptidase, with amino-acid sequence MSTQRLNKLRQAMQEQQLEALLITSSVNRRYLTGFTGSAGYVLVTAQEAYLLTDFRYMTQAPEQATAFSVVEHSANVVDTMKELLSKGNISKLGFEQDLVPYSRYAMYSKHLAPVELVPVSGIMEEIRNFKDAEEIAIIEKATDIADRTFSHILNYIKPGVTEQEIELEMESFMRRQGATGTSFETIVASGERSALPHGVASEKVIGENEFVTLDFGAIYQGYVSDLTRTVFVGTPTEKHLEIYNIVLEAQLNTLKHLKPGMSGRDADALARDVIASHGYGEAFGHSTGHGIGMEVHEEPRLSKMSDTVLSPGMVVTVEPGIYIPGFGGVRIEDDVLITEDGIRVLTHSTKELTILPV
- a CDS encoding DUF1385 domain-containing protein, translating into MSKQSAPPSYGGQAVIEGVMFGGKNVNVTAVRRKDGKITFLEVPRQDKSWVKTLRRIPLLRGIISLIDSSAKGSKHLNYAADAYSEDQMSPEEYAEQKQKEESKMSLSMMLGVAVVGILSLIVGKLVFTLVPVFVESLLFGKAFDNHALHTLLEGVIKIVLLLIYLWAISQTPMIKRLFQYHGAEHKVITAYEHGEELTPENVQKYSRLHYRCGSSFIILTVIIGVIIYALFSWDSLTERIIQRIVLLPVVIGVSFEFLKFTNSLREVPVLRYLGYPGLWLQLLTTKEPTLDQIEVSIASFNRMRELDAALEQQHVHSAVTTSSPDPVKG
- a CDS encoding family 10 glycosylhydrolase yields the protein MKMVRFIAVFLVMLMIVPSISSTLHAADSDIKIMLDGEQIQGDAAPYITSKSNVTMVPLRLVSENLKAKIAWNQSTSTVTITSDKQVLVLTSGQNTATINNKSVSLDASVEMKNGRVMVPLRFIGEGLGLDVNWDQANQTVNLATSSYQGTGSKNNSSKPSTPPTTNTGTTDNSNSGKAPTSTVAKDGLRGAWISTVYNLDWPATSGATKQKQEFSKLLDDLQGMGINAVFVQVRPAGDALYKSSLMPWSKYLTGTQGKDPGYDPLEYMVAEAHKRGMEFHAWFNPFRATTDANTSKLASNNVVLKHPDWVIKFDNKYYLNPGIPAARQSVIDTVMEVVNNYDIDGVHLDDYFYPYSETASNKFGDDSTYASYNSGKFKTKADWRRGNINSFVQQLNTSIHNSKPAVKFGISPFGVWRNKSSDITGSDTKAGVTAYDTTYADTRTWIKNGWIDYIAPQVYWSMTLPVARYDKVVDWWANETKNTGVDLYIGQALYKISTPEIGWSSSNEIINQLKYNEKYSNIKGSIFFSAKDLKKNPQGVLAKLRSYWGL